The sequence AGGGTCGCCAGCGGATTTTGTTCCATTATGTTCTGGTAACGCGCCAGGATCGCAAGCCAGCGCGTGCGTGCCGCGGATATTGCTTCGGCCAGAAAATATTCGCAGGCTTTGAAATCATTTTTGCTGAATGTTCCGTCCGCCATTTTGCGGATGTGGCGGAACATCAATTCTTCGCGGAGACAGGCTTCTTCCGCTTCGTTGGATGGATTGCCGGCAATGGCTGGCAGGCAGGAGGTAAGGCACAAGCAGAAAGCAATGGTGACGTTAATACTTAATTTAGAGGCACGATACATTTAAGGTATAAGTATGTCTTGGGATGCGTTTGATATTTTATTCGTTACTGGCATGAGAAGATACTGTATGACTTTATCAGAGTTGTTTGTATCTGCTACGGCATTTTAACTACTTGGATAATTTTTTCAGCATTCTGCTCTTTGTTTCCTCGTTCATCTTGTAGGTGTCCATTATTTTTTGAAGCTCATCAATCGCCTCAGGTGGTTGTGAGTATACTTCCACCAGGAAACATTCCAGTTTGTAAGATATGTCCTCTTCCAGCTTGCGAAGACGATACTGAAAATTATGCTCGTCTATTTTTTTCTTGTTTTCTGCAAGGGCTTTTTCATATTCTTTACGGAGTTCAGGTTCTTTTATCGATTCGGGGGCTACCCCTGATGGATATGAACCCGGAGCAGAAATGTTTCTCTGGGGAGAAGAGGTAAAATCAAAGTTCTTATCGATTTCTTTCTCTACTGCCTCATGTAATTTAAACCAAAGCTCCGCCTGAATCCTGCGTGCGTTTGGCCATTCCGTGAGCCATTCATCGACGTTTAGTTTATCAAGTTTCCGCAGGCTGGTCAGGCTGCCGATTATTTGTTCAATGATTTGAACGTCTTTCTCTTTATGAAATCTAACCAAATTGCTATCAATTTCTTTTGCCTTAATTTCCACGGTTTTCATTGTGAGTCTCTCTGTGTTTTTTTGATTTTCTGCATCTTCTGCTAAGCTTATGGAAACCAAAGAAATAAAAACTGAAAGGCAAACAGTTATAATGATTTTCATTTTCCCCTCCTCTCGCGTTTTTTTAATATCCAGACGTTGGATCATCAGCGTTTTTACTTACCGAAAATCCGCCTTTACTTATTGTAATTTTACCGGTGTCGTCTGCTTCTTGGTAATGTGTTACGGTCTTGAAAACTTTCGCATTTCCACTTCCGACCCGGAACTCCCATGGTATTGGCCATGTGAATGTGCCGTATGAAAAGGGTGGCTCTCGACTATCGCTTTGCACAGTATCCACGAAGTCATCCTTGTTGGGCTTTGTTTCTGTACCGGCAATAACTTTTCCCCAGTCACCAATAGGATGAATAGCACCATTCAAATCGCTGTAGAACCCATTTCCTATCCCCACGCATGACTGTTCTCTCATCTCAATATTGATGAAGGAAACATCATTTGGCGTTATATATGCTCGGCCTTTGAATCCAGCAGATGCTGTTCCGTTTATGTGCCAGTTTGTTGTTCCGGGTTCTCGTTCCATCTCTATTCCACTTGGCTCAACTACTGAGAAATTAGCGGTGTATGTTTTGCCCTTATATGCAGCCGTGACGGACGCACCGGAAGCTCTTTCATGCGCAGTGAATTTGGTTGAACTGCCAGACGATGGATATATTGATCCATCCCCTGTTAATGACCATGTAACTTGGCTTCCTGTTGCGCCTTCAAGTGTTAGAGTAACTTTTTCTCCAACACCGAGTTTTTTTCTTGTGCGGTCGACAGGGATTGTAGCGTCGGTTATCGTCTCCAGCTTAACAACCTCCGCCTCCGTATCCATTTTCCAGGTTAATGCCCGGCCCGCGTTTGTCCCCGGATAGGTATATTCGCCGCTGAAACGACCAATGTGCTGGGCCGCAAAATCCGGCGGTACAGTCCCGTTCCAGCTTGCCGGCCCGCCCACCCAGATAAATCCGCCGGGTTGATCGCAAGCGCCTTTTGTCACAATCGCATTGTCCCCCTTCGCGTTTTTAGGCGGTGTAACCGTGAAATCAACATGATCGCCGGGTTGCAATATCCCAAAATTCGCGCTCTGGGTATAATCCCAGGCAAAGACACGCTCGGGCAGACCATGCCAACCCAGCATAAATGCCAGTAAAACAACATATAGTTTTGCTTGATGCATCATGTTTCTTCTCCTGAATCCGAGGCGGGATTACGCTATGGGCGGGATTAAAAAATACGCTGCAGAATCCTGTTTATCAGACCAAAAAACAAAAACTTAAACAACTATTTGTCGCTCAGGACCGCGATGCCCGGCAATTCCTTTCCTTCCAGGAATTCCAGGCTGGCGCCGCCGCCGGTGCTGATATGGCTCATTTTATCCGCCAGGCCGCTTTTGTTGACCGCGCTGACGCTGTCGCCTCCGCCGATGATGCTGACGCAGCCGCGGTTGGCGGCGATGGCGCGGGCGACGGCGAAAGTGCCGTCTTCAAACGGGGCCATTTCAAAACAGCCCATGGGCCCGTTCCAGACGATGGTCTTCGCGTTTTTGATCGCGGCCGCGAAAAGCTGGGCGGTTTTGGGGCCGATATCCAGCGCCATCCAGCCTTCCTCAATGCCGTTTTCATCCGCGACCCTGGTGTTGGCGTCGGCGCTGAAGGCGTCGGCGATAATATTGTCAACCGGCAGGAGCAGTTGCACGCCCTTTTGGGCGGCTTGGGCAAGGACGTCCCGGGCCAGGTCAACCTTGTCGCTTTCCACGAGGGATTTGCCGACCGGCAGGTTTTTCGCGCGGTAAAAAGTATAGGCCATGCCGCCGCCGATCAGCAGGGCGTCAACCTTGTCCAGGAGATTGGTAAGGACATTGATTTTGTCGCTGATTTTGGCGCCGCCGATGATGGCCGCGTAAGGCTTGGCCGGGTTGGAGGTGGCTTTGCTCAAGTATTCAATTTCCCTCTCCATCAGGAAACCGGCGGCGCGTTCCCGGAAAGATTCCGCCACCCCCACGATGGAGGCATGCGCCCGGTGCGCCGTGCCGAAGGCGTCGTTGACGTATACGTTTCCGAACTGCGCCAGTTGGCCGGCAAAGACCTTCTGCTTCTTTTTCATTTCAGCCTTGGCCGCTTTTTTCTCCTCGTCCGAAGCGGTTTTTGGCAGGTCGGGTTTTCCCTCTTCTTCCGGATGAAACCTGAGGTTTTCCAGTAAAAGCACTTCGCCCGGTTTCAGAGACCGGGCCATTGCCTCGGCCTCCGGACCGATGCAGTCCGGCGCGAACCCGACGGGTTTGCCGAGGATTTCGGCCAGCCGTTCGGCGGCGGGTTTCAGGCTGAATTTCACATCCGGCTTGCCGGTCGGCCGGCCGAGATGACTCATGAGCACCAGAGAGGAACCCTGGTCAAGGACGTATTGAATGGTCGGAAGCGCGGCGCGGATGCGGGTGTCATCGGATACCCTGCCGTTTTCCAGCGGCACGTTAAAATCCACGCGCATGAGAACGCGCTTGTTTTTCAGGTCAACGTCGCGGACGGTTTTTTTGTTCATGTGTATGAATTCCAAAAATATGCTCAAACGTTCCGTTGTAGGAGCCGAACCCGCGTTCGGCGATGTATGCTTTGCCGTCCGGAATCGCCGCATAGGGATGCGGCTCCTACATGGATCCAATATAATTGCCGCCTTTGGCGACCTGATTAAATGTGTCTATTTCAGCGTCGCCGCCAGCTTCTTCAGCAAATCCACGCAACGGCACGAGTAACCCCATTCGTTGTCATACCAGCCGACGATCTTGGCCAGATTGTCGCCGAGGACAATGGTGAGCTTGCTGTCAAAAATACAGCTGTGCCGGTCGCCGACGATGTCCGCGAGGACAATGTCATCGTCGGAATAAGCCAGGAATCCCTTCAGGGATCCATCGGCGGCCTTTTTGAACGCCGCGTTGATCTGGTCGGCGGCGGCGGTCTTTTTAAGGACCACCGAGAGGTCGGTTACGGAGCCGTCCGGGGTGGGAACGCGCAGGGCGTAACCGTGTAGTTTGCCTTTCATTTCGGGAATAACTTCCGCGATGGCCTTGGCCGCGCCGGTCGTGGTGGGGATGATGGAGACCGCCGCGGAGCGCGCCCGGCGCAAATCCTTGTGGGGGAAATCAAGAATGCGCTGGTCGTTGGTGTAGGAATGAATGGTGGTCATCAGGCCTTTTTCAATCCCGAAGGCGTCGTTCAAGACCTTCACCATGGGCGCGAGGCAGTTGGTGGTGCAGGAGGCGTTGGAAATGACATGGTGTTTGCCCGGGTCATAGGCGTTATCGTTGACGCCCATCACCAGGGTAACGTCGTGGCCCTTGGCCGGCGCGCTGATCAGGACTTTTTTGGCGCCTGAGGCGGTGATATGCAGGCCGGGCCGGTCGGTTTCCTTCGCCTTTTCGGTGTTGTCGGTAAAACGGCCGGTGCTTTCCAGGACGACCTGTACGCCGAGGTCTTTCCAGGGCATTTTGCCGGGACCTTCCTTGACGGCGAGCGTTTTGATTTTTTTGCCGTCAATAATTATGTTCTGCTCGTCGTGGCTGACGGCGCCCGGGAATTTTCCGAAGGTGGAGTCGTATTTCAGCAGATGGGCCAGCGTTTTGGTGTCGGTGAGGTCGTTCACCGCCGCAAATTCCAGCTGGTCCAGCGCTTTCATCTCATAAGCCGCGCGGTAAACGAGGCGCCCGATTCTGCCGAAGCCGTTGATTCCGATTTTGACTGCCATGGTGTTTTCTCCTTTTTTGTTTTTTCGCGTCGTTCTTTCTTGAAAAAAGCTTGTTGCCAGGGTTGAAAAAGACAAAGTGGAGCGTTTGTATTAAAAATCCGGCGGGGAGTCAATAATTAAAATTGTTTTTTTCATGAATTTCGCAAATTGACAATTCAAAAGACGGTTCATATACTGCGGGGACAAAACATGCAGATCGGAGTTCAATATTACCGTCCGCCGTTTCCTGATGCGCGTTACTGGGAAGACGATCTGAAAAAGATCCGCGCGGCCGGATTCAACACTCTGCAGTTATGGGTGCTCTGGAGTTGGGTTGAGGCCCGGCCGGGGCGTTTTGATTTTTCCGACTATGACCGGCTGGTGGAGTTGGCCGGCAAAAACAACCTGAAAGTGGTTTTAAGCGCGATTGCCGAAGTTCAGCCCCTTTGGATTCACCGCGAGATTCCCGGCTCGGAAATGCTCAATCACCTCGGCCAGAAAGTCGTTTCCGCCAACCGGGTTGAATGCCATTTCGGCATCACACCGGGCGGATGTTTTGATCATCCGGTCGTGTGGGAAAGGATGCAGCTGTTTTTCCGGGAGGTGGCCGGGCGTTACAAGACTGCCCGGAATTTGTACGGATGGGACGTTTGGAATGAACTGCGCTGGAACGTGCAGGCGCAGGGGCTCGTGTGTTTCTGCGAACATACCTTGAGGTTTTTCCGGGAGTGGCTGCGCGAAAAATACGACGGATTGGAGGGATTGAACCGGGCCTGGCAGAGGCGTTACGTCAACTGGGAGGACGTTTCCCCCGGGTGGCTGCCAAACCGGCCTTTCACGGAGACCATGGCATTCCAGCATTTCCTTACCTTGCGCGCCAGCGAGCATGGCCGGAAAAGATATGAAACCATAAAAACGGTTGATCCGGATCATCCCGTCACTGTGCACGGCGGCGCTCCCAGTCCGTATTATTGCGGGACGGATCCGTTCAATATTATTGATCCCCAGATTCTTACTCCGCTGGACCGCGGCAATGACTGGGATCTGGCTTCCTGCCTGGACGGCATCGGGTGTTCCAGTTTCCCGAAATGGGGCCGGGAAGATCTGGCCGACTATATCGTGCGCATGAACACGATCCGGTCGGCGGCCGGAAAGAAAAGACTCTGGCTGAGCGAATTGCAGGGCGGCCGCGCCGCGCAGGGGTTTTCTCAGCAGGATCCGGTCGGCGCGGTGGAGCAGCAGCACTGGCTCTGGAACGGCATCGCGGCCGGCGCGGAAGCCGTTCTTTTCTGGTGCTGGAGGGACGAGGTTTTTACCACCGAGGCGGGCGGCTTTGGAATTTCCGGTTTTGACGGCCACGCCGCGGAACGTCTGGCGGCTTTCAAGGCCACCGCGGGCGTCCTGTCAAAATACAGGGGCATTCTGGACAAATACCGGCCCGGCCGCGCCGAGGTGGGGATATTTTTCAGCCCGCAGTCGGCCTATCTGCACTGGTGCCACAACGGAAAAAGCGCGGTTTATTTGAAAGCGCTGCTGGGATACGGCAAGGCGCTGGCCAGGGCGAACATTCCCTTTGAGATGATTGAAGAGGAACATCTGGATGAATTGCGGCGGCTGAAAATTCTCTTTATGCCGCGCGCCCTGGTGGTTGATGAAAAGACCGGCGCAAAACTGCGCGCTTATATTGCCGGTGGCGGCACATTGGCGGTGGAATCGGAATGCGGCGCCTTTGATTCGCGCGGCCTTTACCGTTATCCCGGAGACCGCTTCCTGGATAAATGCGGCGCGCGGGAAATCGGCCGCCGTTCAACGGACGGGGATGTTTTCCGGTTCCGGGTTGTTGTCCGCGGCCGGCGCTTTGACTTGACCGGATCGCAGTGGGCGACGCCGTGGCAACTGGACCGCGGTAAAATAAAAATATGGGCCAAACATGGCCGGGAAATCCTGGCCGGCGAAACGGTGTTCGGCAAAGGCAGGATAGTCCTGCTCGGAACATATCTGGGAGAAACGTATTTGAAAAAACGAGCCCGCGGGTTTGAGGATTTTTTAAAGATGGTTTGCGCGCGCGCCGGGTTTGTTCGGAACGCGGA comes from Kiritimatiellia bacterium and encodes:
- the gap gene encoding type I glyceraldehyde-3-phosphate dehydrogenase; amino-acid sequence: MAVKIGINGFGRIGRLVYRAAYEMKALDQLEFAAVNDLTDTKTLAHLLKYDSTFGKFPGAVSHDEQNIIIDGKKIKTLAVKEGPGKMPWKDLGVQVVLESTGRFTDNTEKAKETDRPGLHITASGAKKVLISAPAKGHDVTLVMGVNDNAYDPGKHHVISNASCTTNCLAPMVKVLNDAFGIEKGLMTTIHSYTNDQRILDFPHKDLRRARSAAVSIIPTTTGAAKAIAEVIPEMKGKLHGYALRVPTPDGSVTDLSVVLKKTAAADQINAAFKKAADGSLKGFLAYSDDDIVLADIVGDRHSCIFDSKLTIVLGDNLAKIVGWYDNEWGYSCRCVDLLKKLAATLK
- a CDS encoding beta-galactosidase produces the protein MQIGVQYYRPPFPDARYWEDDLKKIRAAGFNTLQLWVLWSWVEARPGRFDFSDYDRLVELAGKNNLKVVLSAIAEVQPLWIHREIPGSEMLNHLGQKVVSANRVECHFGITPGGCFDHPVVWERMQLFFREVAGRYKTARNLYGWDVWNELRWNVQAQGLVCFCEHTLRFFREWLREKYDGLEGLNRAWQRRYVNWEDVSPGWLPNRPFTETMAFQHFLTLRASEHGRKRYETIKTVDPDHPVTVHGGAPSPYYCGTDPFNIIDPQILTPLDRGNDWDLASCLDGIGCSSFPKWGREDLADYIVRMNTIRSAAGKKRLWLSELQGGRAAQGFSQQDPVGAVEQQHWLWNGIAAGAEAVLFWCWRDEVFTTEAGGFGISGFDGHAAERLAAFKATAGVLSKYRGILDKYRPGRAEVGIFFSPQSAYLHWCHNGKSAVYLKALLGYGKALARANIPFEMIEEEHLDELRRLKILFMPRALVVDEKTGAKLRAYIAGGGTLAVESECGAFDSRGLYRYPGDRFLDKCGAREIGRRSTDGDVFRFRVVVRGRRFDLTGSQWATPWQLDRGKIKIWAKHGREILAGETVFGKGRIVLLGTYLGETYLKKRARGFEDFLKMVCARAGFVRNAEIFAGRGADVYLRAGKSGGRRVFFVFCESGCKTAALEVSGDYLRARELKDMISGRTAKGARAGSKNSRTFKFVIPKERMLALVEE
- a CDS encoding phosphoglycerate kinase, whose product is MNKKTVRDVDLKNKRVLMRVDFNVPLENGRVSDDTRIRAALPTIQYVLDQGSSLVLMSHLGRPTGKPDVKFSLKPAAERLAEILGKPVGFAPDCIGPEAEAMARSLKPGEVLLLENLRFHPEEEGKPDLPKTASDEEKKAAKAEMKKKQKVFAGQLAQFGNVYVNDAFGTAHRAHASIVGVAESFRERAAGFLMEREIEYLSKATSNPAKPYAAIIGGAKISDKINVLTNLLDKVDALLIGGGMAYTFYRAKNLPVGKSLVESDKVDLARDVLAQAAQKGVQLLLPVDNIIADAFSADANTRVADENGIEEGWMALDIGPKTAQLFAAAIKNAKTIVWNGPMGCFEMAPFEDGTFAVARAIAANRGCVSIIGGGDSVSAVNKSGLADKMSHISTGGGASLEFLEGKELPGIAVLSDK